In Tursiops truncatus isolate mTurTru1 chromosome X, mTurTru1.mat.Y, whole genome shotgun sequence, the following proteins share a genomic window:
- the PABPC5 gene encoding polyadenylate-binding protein 5 translates to MGSGEPNPAGKKKKYLKAALYVGDLDPDVTEDMLYKKFRPAGPLRFTRICRDPVTRSPLGYGYVNFRFPADAEWALNTMNFDLINGKPFRLMWSQPDDRLRKSGVGNIFIKNLDKSIDNRALFYLFSAFGSILSCKVVCDDNGSKGYAYVHFDSLAAANRAIWHMNGVRLNNRQVYVGRFKFPEERAAEVRTRDRATFTNVFVKNFGDDMDDDKLKELFSEYGPTESVKVIRDASGKSKGFGFVRYETHEAAQKAVLDLHGKSIDGKVLYVGRAQKKIERLAELRRRFERLRLKEKSRPPGVPIYIKNLDETIDDEKLKEEFSSFGSISRAKVMVEVGQGKGFGVVCFSSFEEATKAVDEMNGRIVGSKPLHVTLGQARRRW, encoded by the coding sequence ATGGGGAGTGGGGAGCCTAATCCTgctggcaagaaaaagaagtaccTCAAGGCTGCCCTGTATGTGGGTGACTTGGACCCAGATGTCACCGAGGACATGTTATATAAAAAGTTCAGGCCTGCTGGCCCTCTTCGCTTCACCCGAATCTGCCGTGACCCGGTGACCCGCAGCCCCCTGGGCTATGGTTATGTTAACTTCCGCTTTCCTGCGGATGCTGAGTGGGCCTTGAACACCATGAATTTTGATTTGATTAACGGCAAACCTTTCCGCCTAATGTGGTCTCAGCCAGATGACCGCTTAAGAAAGTCTGGAGTTGGAAATATATTCATCAAAAACCTGGACAAATCCATAGACAATAGGGCCcttttttatctgttttctgcTTTTGGGAGCATTCTCTCCTGCAAGGTAGTATGCGATGACAACGGCTCTAAGGGTTATGCCTATGTGCACTTTGACAGCCTGGCCGCTGCCAATAGGGCCATCTGGCACATGAATGGAGTGCGGCTCAACAACCGCCAGGTGTACGTTGGCCGATTCAAATTTCCGGAAGAGCGGGCAGCTGAAGTTAGAACTAGGGATAGAGCGACTTTCACCAATGTTTTCGTTAAAAACTTTGGAGATGACATGGATGACGACAAACTGAAGGAACTTTTCAGTGAATACGGGCCAACTGAGAGTGTTAAGGTAATAAGAGATGCCAGTGGGAAATCGAAAGGCTTTGGATTTGTGAGATACGAGACACACGAGGCTGCCCAAAAGGCTGTGTTAGACCTGCATGGAAAGTCCATCGATGGGAAAGTCCTCTATGTAGGGCGAGCACAGAAGAAAATTGAACGCCTGGCCGAGTTAAGGCGAAGATTTGAGCGgctgagattaaaagaaaaaagtcggCCTCCAGGGGTGCCTATCTATATTAAGAACCTAGACGAGACCATCgatgatgaaaaactgaaggaggaattttcttcctttggatCAATTAGCCGGGCCAAAGTGATGGTGGAAGTGGGGCAAGGCAAAGGGTTTGGTGTTGTCTGCTTCTCCTCTTTTGAAGAGGCTACCAAAGCAGTAGATGAGATGAATGGTCGCATAGTGGGCTCCAAGCCTCTGCATGTCACGCTGGGCCAGGCCAGGCGCAGGTGGTGA